The genomic DNA CTTCGACAGTATGCGGCCGGCCGTGCGATCGTCACCCTCTGCTGGGGGGAGCGGCAGATCACGACCGCCTGGCCCGAAAGACCGTCCGGCGCCTTGAGTGATCTATACCGGGCTTATCAGAACATCTGGCGTCAGGCTAAGCAGCACTGAATCCGATGAGGAAGCTCGTGGGCAACCTCGTGACCCATCAGCTCCGTTGGGCCGAGAGGGACCGCCAGGAGGCCGTCTGGGTCGAGCGGCAGATGGCCACCGCACCCTCCTGACCGTGGCCCAGACTCAGATGCTCCGGCGCATGAAGACGGATCTGATGCAGTTGGTACGAACACGCGCCTGAAACCTCGGTGACGCTGTCATCCCTCAGCCGTATCTTCGATAGATGAGCAAGCCCGATGGCAGGAAGACGAAGCGCCACCACCACACCGTGCCGCGCTTCTACCTGCGACGTTTCGCAGCGCCGGACAGCCGCCTCCTACGGGTGCCCATCGATGGCAGCGCTGCCCGCCTCGTGGGGGTGGGCGACGCTGCTGTTCACAAGGACTTCTACTCATTCAGAGGACCAGACGGATCCCTTGACGATGTGGTCGAAAACCAGCTCTCCGTTGTGGAGGACGCAGCAGCTCCTGTTCTGCGAAGGGTTGTAGACGAGCGCCGATGGCCTCTGTTCGGGGATGACCGCGAGATCATGGCCCTCTGGGTCGCGCTTCAGTACCTGAGGGTCCCCGCTCACCGAAAGGCCGGGAATGAGGTCACCGACCACTTGGTCAAGACCACGATGGCGATGGGCGGTAAGCCCGGCCTGCGGAGTCGGATGGAGGAGTTGGCGAAGGGCCCCGTCGCTGACGACGAAGTCGAGCGTGCATGGGCTGAGGTGAGCGACTTCTCGAACTATGAAGTTCGATCCGACAACGCGGAACATCTCAGCCTGATGGGGATGATGATCCCGGAGATAGCTCTGTTGCTGATGAGCCGGACGTGGGTCTTGGTGAGGTTCAGCCGGAAGACGCTTATTACCTCTGACCATCCTGTTGTGCAGATCTGGGACCCCTCGGTACCGGATTGGATTGGCCAGGGCATGGCGACTGTCCCCGCCGTCTGTCTGCCCCTCGATCGGCGCGTCGCTCTGTTGATGTTGCTTCCTGGCGGTGCGCCGGACCGCGAGACGACGCCTACCGTGGCGATGGCGCGCGATCTCAATCAACGAGTGGCGGCCAGCGCGCGAGGCGCCGTCTTTCACCATCCTGAGGACGACCTGGAGGGCATCGTTCTTCCGGAACCGCGTTTGAGGGAGATGCGTATCAGCGGAGGCCCGGCAGGTTTTCTCCTCCCCGACGGTCCGTCCGAGGAGTTCAAGGCCACCATGAGCGAGGCTCCGGAGCCCCCCGCTACCGCCAGAGCACCTCGACGCGGTCCGGGTTCCACACGTTGAAAGGTCGGGTCGCGGGGTGGATAAGGATCTCCCTGCTCAGGCCCCGGTACGTCGACTGCCTCCGGGCGACGAGTAGTCCTTTCACGCCTTCCGCAGCTCGGCCGCGCTGATCTCATGGAGGTTGGCCTTGACCCCGTATCCGGCGGGCGTCGGCCATGCGGACGTTCAAGGTGTCGATTGCCTCCCTGATCTCCCAGGCCGGGCGGTCGCCGTCCAGGTAGTGGTAGGAACGACGCGCTGCCGACTGCGTCGGCTGGCTTCCGGGCAATCGTCGTGTAGCGCAAGCGACCTAGCTTGCCCTTTATTCGGCCGTCACTGGTCCGCTGTCGCGGCCGGTTGCTCCTCGTCCTGGGGGAGGCTGGCTTAGCTGCCGGGGTTGGTGCGCCGGATGCCCGCGTGCACTCTGGCGGGGACGCCGGGGGTGGGCGGGGTCGCGCGGATCTCGGTGATGCCGGAGGCGGCTCAGAGCTGTTGCAGCCCGTCCATCAGGGCCAGGGCGCTCTCCTCGTCGGCGGCGGTGATGCCGAGTGCGACGAGCCCGGGCTTGCTGACGTGGCGGCGGCGATGACGGAATCCATACCCGGTCGACGCCGCGGACGCTCAGGGCTTTCTGGCGACTGCCCCGTACATGGCGATGTCGCGGCCGTCGATGCCGTTCTGTTCCGGTCCGGGCCGCCAGGAGTGGACCTGGGTGACCCCCGGGTCCTGTAGCTCCAGGCCGTCGAAGTGCGAGGTGGCTGTGGCGAGTTCGCGCAGGACGAAGGGCATGCCTTGCTGGCGGTACTCCTGGGCGACCCGGTTGACCTCCTCTGGCGCGAAGTCTGCGGTGCCGATGGTCATCGCCAGGTAGCTGCCGGACGGCAGCGGGTCCAGCAGGCGTTGGACCAGGCGCCGGTCGTCCGGGGGCAGGATGAAGTGCATGATGCCGATCACCATGAGGCCGACGGGCTGGCTCAGGTCGATCAGCTCCTGGAACTCCTGGCTGCCGAGGATGGCGTCGGGGTCGTGCATGTTCGCGTCCACGTAGGCGGTTGCGCCCTCGGGTGAACTCTGCAGGAGCGCGCGGGCGTGAGCGAGGACGATGGGGTCGTTGTCGACGTAGACCACGTGCGATTCCGGGGCCACCTCCTGCACGATCTCGTGCAGGTTCGGCGACGTCGGCAGGCCGGTTCCGATGTCGAGGAACTGGCGGATGCCCCGTTCCTCTGCCAGGAAGCGGGCGGCGCGGTGCATGAACCGGCGGTTCTCCAGCATGTGCACGGGCAGGGCGGGCCAGTGCCGGGCCATGGCGTCGCCCGCTTCCACATCCACCGGGTAATGGTCCTTGCCACCCAGGATGTAGTCGTACACCCGGGCGGAGTGGGCCCGTGTGGTTGCCAGCCCGCTCTGACGGTCGTTCGGCGTGTTCATACAGAGCCTCTTTCGTCCGGGGACGGGCCTTCTCGACGGTATAGAGGCACTGTTCCGGGCGCAAACGATGAGGTGGTCGATACGGGCGGGGTCATGAGTCCGCCGGCCCGGCTTGCAGGGCGATGATGGCGATGTCGTCCCGGCGGTGGTGGAGAGGCGGCAGAAGGCCGCGGATCACGGAGGGCAGCGGCAGGTTCCGGCGGGCCAGCGCGTCGGAGCGTGTCCGCAGCCGCAGCAGGTTGTCACCGATGTCCGTGTCCGGCGTCTCCACCAGCCCGTCGGTGTAGAACACCAGGGTGTCGCCCTCCCGCAGGTCTGCGTGGAGGATGGCGCGGGTGAGGTTGTCAGTGACGCACAGGGGCGGGTCCGGGGCCGTGGGGCCGTGCAGATAGC from Streptomyces sp. NBC_00654 includes the following:
- a CDS encoding DUF4238 domain-containing protein, with the translated sequence MSKPDGRKTKRHHHTVPRFYLRRFAAPDSRLLRVPIDGSAARLVGVGDAAVHKDFYSFRGPDGSLDDVVENQLSVVEDAAAPVLRRVVDERRWPLFGDDREIMALWVALQYLRVPAHRKAGNEVTDHLVKTTMAMGGKPGLRSRMEELAKGPVADDEVERAWAEVSDFSNYEVRSDNAEHLSLMGMMIPEIALLLMSRTWVLVRFSRKTLITSDHPVVQIWDPSVPDWIGQGMATVPAVCLPLDRRVALLMLLPGGAPDRETTPTVAMARDLNQRVAASARGAVFHHPEDDLEGIVLPEPRLREMRISGGPAGFLLPDGPSEEFKATMSEAPEPPATARAPRRGPGSTR
- a CDS encoding SAM-dependent methyltransferase — its product is MNTPNDRQSGLATTRAHSARVYDYILGGKDHYPVDVEAGDAMARHWPALPVHMLENRRFMHRAARFLAEERGIRQFLDIGTGLPTSPNLHEIVQEVAPESHVVYVDNDPIVLAHARALLQSSPEGATAYVDANMHDPDAILGSQEFQELIDLSQPVGLMVIGIMHFILPPDDRRLVQRLLDPLPSGSYLAMTIGTADFAPEEVNRVAQEYRQQGMPFVLRELATATSHFDGLELQDPGVTQVHSWRPGPEQNGIDGRDIAMYGAVARKP